CAATTATTCTTTGGCTGGCTTAgttacttttttgttttttaaattatgttgtCATGTCTTATAAACTCCCTTACACGAACAGTTTTGTATACTTCACCCACTTTAATCATAATTATCCATGCATTTagctttattttatatttgttaaaaggagtgtatgccgcacatttgtgttgtaggccagtatggtcttcACGTATCCATCATTAATTGTCAGCTTGTTCATATTTCTTACCCTTACAAGatgaataaacatacatacattgaGTATAACTTATTCAATTTATTGCACCTTATTTGAGATTTGATGAGCATCGACTCAATTGGGCTCAACCCAGGGTTTATTAAAGTGTATTTTATGCTTTCAAATAGGCTCTGATGAAAGCTCTAATGAAAAAAAGATTCCAGAAATGTCAGTGCATGTTGCGCAATGTAATCCACCAAGTTATGAAGTGAAATTCTCTGAAACGTCAACATTATCATACATGGAACATATTCTACTTGATAAGCACAGgtgaaagtgattttttaatttctacCCAGATCACGAAAATTgctgtttttgaaaaatttgattttgcaaatttaaaaaaagaaaaaactattGTTcattacatttctttattgttgaGTGAAATGATATACTGTTaaattatgaaatatcatataCTGAAACATCAAGTTGAAGCCTAAATTTATTTGGGAGTATTCATTTATCCTTTCTATACAATCAGAACAATCATTGCCACTTCATATTATATGGTTTTAATAATGATATAAGAtaattttgatggattttgtTACCTTTTATATATAGAAGAGCATATCTTAAttgaatattaatacttttaatattttttgatcaggAAATCTGAAGTACCACCTATGCCAGTAAAATCTCTTTCTGAAACAGTGAACGGATATCTTGATCCATACAATTACAATGATGCAGATGATAATGAGCACGTTCTTACAGgtttatcatttttgaatatatatttttttaattttataaaaggGTGAAGGTGCGTTACAGGCTTCCATTATTACACGCTGTTCCATGTGGTAGGTTGTCATCTATCATTTTTACCAACAACTGCGTTAAACGAATTGTACTGGCTAACCAATGCAGTGGGCATGGTGGCCGTGTGGTTACAGCGTTAGGTTTAACTACGATGGCATCACAGGTTAAAATCTTGAGTTAAAATCCCACACCCACAGTGTAATAAATTGCATCAGAAATATTCCAGTCCTTTTAAACTGTAGTAGCCTCTGACCTTACGGCCACTGCAAAACCTTGATTAGCAAAGGCGTATAAATGCTGTGTTAGATAAAATTGGACCTCTAAATAAGAGACTGAAATTCGGCATTTAATGTTGTTCAAATAGTAAGTTGTTTTGATTtgagaatgaataaatattttgaaatacagATATGTATGTAATAGTTGAGGATATTATGACTTCAGtgtgaacaaaatttaaaattacttttatgttaaaattgattttgagtttttgtcaATAAAACAGCAATTACCATAGAGGTTAGCTGTCACAAGTGACTGACTTTGAATAACATTTATAACATATACTTGTGTGACAAATTACATTTACAAATATTGCATAAACTTCAAAGATGAAAACCCAAAGCAATGTTTCCCAATCAAGGGAGGGATTTTTGTCATTCTCGGGGGAGGAATTTTGCCTATTATTTGCTGAATAACATCTACTAATgttctttcttttttattattatttgtagtAGTATAATGGTAATGTATGCACATTGCACACATAAACTACATCAATTTTCCTAAAGCATGAGAGCTTCCCACGCTCAATACTAACTAAGATTCCATTAAAATTGGCGAAACTAGGAATTTAGCGAAAAATGTTGGGAACGACTAAGTTCTAAACTATCTGTACTGACGCTTCACCCCATTAAGGTAATTTGTGATGGCTTGACTTATCGGCTTTACTCTCACTCGATCCCTAATCATTCCATTAAAGACTGCAACAAAACTACAGCGACTATTTGGATATAGAATTTCTACTTTAGACTATCACGCTTACTGATTAATTTGTTTGCTTGATCTTAGTTGATGAACAAGAAGAAAGACGAAGGATCAGAGAACTTTTCAGTcctgataaaaatgaaaatcgaTATCTTGCTGATGAGATAAGAATTGATGAGGTATCTGAAGACATTGTTGAAAATACTGAAAGCACAGACTATTGTATCATTGAAGAGAGTCCTCCCCCATCACCTGCCCCAGATACAAGTAGAAGTACAAGGTATGCTACCTATTTATGTTTGTGCATTATATAGGTTATTTGTAAGTGGGATTTGAAGCTTCTACAATTGCTAATATAATCAAGTACAGCGCTTTAACAACTAGGCCAAAGTGCCCACTTTATTTCTAATTCAGTAATgtttcacatatatatttttttgcagtACTGTTGTGATAGAAGAAGTACAATATTCCGAACAGAATTCAGTCACAGAATCAGCTATTAGCAGCGTTGTTCATATTGATCATCATACGGACGGCCCAATCATCGATGACATtgaaatagatgaaaaatctGAGTTAATAGACCACACACACTCTgtgcaaaattttaaatcaaaaccaACAAGAATGAAGGTAAATAAATGTTTACAGAGTGGTCACGTCTTACATCAGTGGGCCATATATAAGATGACCCAAATAAACAAAACCCAaaaatttctcaattacttctgcgacattgaaaaaaaattgtttataactcGAGCATCAGTTTGTGTATGATTGAAACCAAAAGATTCAGTGATCGATTACAGAACAATTTACACGAAAGTTATTTATGTTCGCTCTAGAACAGTGTTTCTCCACCGAAGGACACAGATGCAATTGAGTCCGTAAAGGGTTTTGGTGAATCTTCAGACATATTAGCGACAGAAtagcaatattatttattacaacTCAATGCATTCACATTACAATTTGACTGTACCGTTTTAGTTGCACACACTTCCACTTGGTATTTTTTATTAGACATAAAGTAAATCAAACTAATCATCCAGGGAAGGAGATAACGATATCACACTGTAAGGCTTAACTTGCGTACTTGAAAAATTGCACAAGCAAAGGTGCAAATCTAAGCGATAAATGGTGTTTTTATAGTTACTCcaataaaaaaatcgctttttatttcaatttcagaagTCTACTGCATTTCATTTTGGCTAGGCAATGGTCCGCGGCcaaaaaagttgggaaccaattagaaaaaaatttaatataatttcttTGGGCATCtttcaaataatatagaatgtaTGAAGTTTCAATGCAGGGTTTTCATGAAGTCTTGAAATTTGTCGGTACCAAGTATAGTTTAATcagatgaataaaaaaaacttgaataatcccttaataaaataaaacaaacctggttgagatatgTCAAGAATTGACATCATATCAGAATTGAAATTGTGACAGAATTTTACGAATATCCTGTATTATTTAATTCTTTTAGAATGAAGGAAAAAATCATCGAATCAAATCTGCCAGTTTTATCAACAACAATCTTCTGATGCAAGATGATTTAACAAAAAGTCTCAAGCAACAAAAAAGACGATCGAAAACGTCTATTGGAGGTCGATTGTCAACTAAAAAAGaaagtaaatattaatttttaccttaaatttatttttttaagacTTCTTGAAGTTCTATATAATTCTGTTATTTGaagaatattttcatgaaaataaaaacaatgaattttttttattaatcaacGTTTTTGTACGTCTttcaagcagccactgatatctaataatATGTAAAGAGCTACCGTACTTCCTATTTATGGAAGGACTGGAATCTTCCTAGTACGGCATTGCTTACCCAGAATATTTCGCCACGGATTAGGTGGTGAGCATGGGATTAAAACCTACGATGTTCTCACAATTAACGCTTAAACCGCCAGACCATCGTGCAAGCTAAATCATGTATTACATCAATACTTTTCAGACGATAGGATATCGAGAAATCCACTACTTCTTGTTCATGAAATTGGTAAAATACCAATAAATCCTGATGCAATTTATCATAAAGGATTGAATGAATTTTTCTCTTCTAATCAAAACGATCTTTCTGAGAGATCTTATAATGAAGTCATCGAAAAACCTTTGGAAAGAGATGTTCATTCTGTAATGGCCTCAGGTATAATAACGTGTGTCCATAGATTACTTTCAGTTTATAAACGTAAAATCTCTGGTTCAAATCCAATGCCAAAATTGAACAGGCAATGCAGTACTAGAAAAATTCTGGCCGTTCGAAATTATAGTAATTCCTTATCTAGAACAAGAGCAATACTCGAGAATATGATCATAAAGTTGTTACTGGTATAGTATGGTATACCGCCATCGCTCTTAAATCCACATGGTAGTACAAGTTTTCAAGAATAGCAAGATTTTGGTTGAACAGTGGTTCTGGGGAGCCCAGAgataatctgaaaaaaaaagtctTCTTAGACGTACTTTCACACCAATTGACTAAAAATTTGATATGAGCATCATCAACAACAActgttttaaaacattttaattacttcatgtcaaaaaatatttatttgaaaattagaaaCTTTATTTCACTACCAAGCATTAAATATATAACAAGTTACTTAATATTAAATGCCGGGGGGGGAACAGATTAGGAACCTGAATGATTATTATCAAGCATTCCAGGGCTGATATGGTGCTTAGACTCGCTTTGCTTCAGGCTTGTTTGTTACATGGTTACCAATCTTGTGTGCTTCCGATGTGCCACTTGCCcctattgaatatttgattttaactCACTAATTGCGATAAGTAAATATCAATGGATTAGATGTTAAAAATATCTATATTCActaattttttccataatgtaATTGCttaacaaaatatataccatatttttttcagtatCCACCATGTGGAAACCAACTGCGAGTTTAGTCAGTCCTGATTTACCAAGCACTAATGATGAGGCAGTTGTAACATATATTGATTCATCACAGAACGACAAAATCTTAAACTCAAATGAATGGAAAGGTAAGCTTCTAGATACCTGGATAAGAACGATCTAGAGCAAAAAGATTTCAAACTTTATGATCTTTGGCTCGTTGTAAAAGTCTCTCAACACTTGTGTTCGTCTGCTCTTCTATAAATATATCTAGCTCTGTTTTCAACATGTTTCCATCAGTTATTCTATGTGCCAAGTTATTAAGAAAAAAGGGGAAACAAATTAAAGTAGAAGAATATGCATAATGGTCAAATGCTGCTTTGTGGCCTTCTGGGGTTGAAGACCAATTTCTGAAAACCTGATTTGAAGCATTTATTTGGAATGTTCACTCATGCTGCTAAACTGTGGAAACATGGTTGCCATTACATTACTAGATGCTGAAAGTATCACTACTAGGCTACAAGGTGGTTTTCCCAACTGCTGACGAATTATTATTTCTTCTACTAGTTCTCAGGATGAATGTTTCCTTTTTATATTATCGAACTATTTAGATATCATTCCTGATGGTGATGATTATCatagtattcaaatattatgTACAGCAATATGCGATTATagagtggttcccaactttttcATGCTATGCGCCCTTTTGAGGACCCGCTTGAAAGTTATGGacctttttaaataaaaattggtaCTTGTTATGTACGATTGATATCTACTAGAAATATAGTTACCAGATAACATCAAACTACTCATAATTCACAgcatatatttcattttactatcaGTAGTGGTTACACGAGACCAACCCacaatccttcctcaatgcctttgGGGCAAGTGGATTTGTTTGCCTATAATGCAAGGATCCATGCATAgtaaaaatttcattgtttttagaaTCAAATGAATATGATTCTGAATCTGACAATGAACACAATACAAGGGAAGACGATGATAAAGCTTTGGACGATCTAGAATGGGAACTTGCATCAAGAACAGGTTTGTGACATCGCAGATTTTTTCGGTATCTAACTGCTTTGAACTTGGGCACATTGTGATTTGAGTGCATTAATATGATTCGAGTGctctattttatttatcaaacaaGTGTTCATTTAGTGAATTGATCTGTACTTCAGCTTGGTAGATCATATTTGACAATAGAAAACAGCATGAATAAAGAATTGCCATGTTATAAAAATTATCTTCACATTTAAATAAGTAAATCTTCCCACGAGTGGTAAGTTGACGATGAGCTAAATAAATGACTGACATAGTTATATCATAAGGTGTATGACCAGGTGATacagaatttatatatttttaaagaaaatgatTGTGGTTACTGGCGGTAGATTATAAAATTTCAGCTCAGTGTAAACAATGTAATGGATACATTTTATGTTGCAGGGAATATCACAAGTGATGGAAGAATATCAAGACTGATTGATGAATGGTCAGAAGAAGATGATGAAGTTAATCTTAATATAATTGATGATCCCGGAGTAGGATCTGGACTTTCGACACCAGATGTTGATAGAAATTGGTGAGGAATTGTTTTCAGCAAAATAAATTAGTCCTATTGTCAAATTTAAATGATTTGTGGTTAGTTCTTTTCAAACTTAGTAATCTTGGTGGTGGGGGATGGGCAGAACTGTTCGGGATCAATTTTTAATAACAGATTCACCAATTACATTACCATGTTGGGTGTACCTGGCCCATTTAGATCCTTACGTTTACTTCTCACACAGTAACTACTGAACCAACTTTCATTATAATGCAGCGTTATAATTAGTTGTGTGTTGGCATTTCTGGTTTGTATACCATGTCCACCACCTCACCTAGGGTGAGATAAATTGGATAGCCAATGCCAAAGCAGAAAAATTCAATTCTGGATTTCCAAAAACCGTAGCACCACTAGATATCATTAAATAGTCAAGGCAATAATTAGCGttgtataaaaacaaaaatgagtaCCGGTATATAACTTATACATCTATTTACAGTCTTTCTGAGATGACATCAGGAAGTCCCAATAACCAGCAATTTCTACATGATTTTCAAAACATAGAGCAGATGATTATGGGTGATGTCAGTGAGGAATATAGCGAAGAAGAACTTTGATGTCAAATTGAATATctttcaatatgaaaaataatttgcgAGTTTTCCGCTTGTATACAATACATTGTCAAGACTGTTGCCAGTAAAACATAACAGTGCACCCTCTCATTTGCATTTTTGAATTGCTCATATCCTATATTCAGTCATCAGTATTTTGACAGAATCGATTATAGATATTTTCATATCAAAACTTGCTGCAAGAAATGATAcattgtaaaaataataaaatgatcaATGAGCTTTAGTCTAAAAGAGACTGAATAAAAGACATGctttatataatattgaaagcTCAAAAGACAGGATTGTTTTACATGAATACTTGGTACCCATagatgaattttttatattttagcttGACTTTGTACTTTCATATTACACTTTATTTAAAACACGGTTTTTACCCACTGTAGCAATCGTTTTGCATCACTTGTGAAATACATGTATTTTATGTTAAACAAACTCTTATTTTGTGTTATGAAGATTCTGTATGTTTGTGGTCATTTTTGACATTAGCAGACTAATCCACATTAGTTTCTCCGAATATATCGGGTACACTGTCAgatgttgtattttttgctCATTATGTAGTTGAAAACGTGTGAAGTAGGCATTTCACTATTCAAAAAGTTGTgcgtgtattcaaaaagttGTGCGTGTATAAACCCTTATCTATACCTTCCGATTCATTCAGTTTCACAAATCAAACTGCAAAGAAACAAGCAGCAAGAGTAGGACAGTTGTGTATGTTTGTGCTAGTCGACCTGTATCCCATCTCTTTGCATGAAATGCAAATTTGCATTTAAGAGCTAAAAGAAATACACCTATACCAGGGGATAGCTTAATTCATTTCCCTTAAAGATATAGAATCAGATCAGATCTAAATCAACCATGCCCAATCATCTCATATTGGATCATATCAGAATCGTGGCACAACCAACAATTTAACCACATATTCAGACACAAGAAAAACCATGCGTCATCATACTATTCGCCTAACAAGTTGCATTGCCAGATTTCCTGGTCTCCATCCTCAATATATTCACAATCACAGTGATAGATTATAATTTATTCCAAAAGCTATTGCACAAAAACTATGCACCACGATCAAATAATATATCTACCTATACAATCAACATATTATGCGAGCACAGCTGTATAAATTCTTATCATGTCTAATGTAACAAGGactgaatttttgaaattcGTCATCAAACTACAAAAGTGAATAAGTACATTGTGGAAAAGCATTTTTCTCACCCATTTATTagataatattataaaactatTAGGTATTCAACTACGTGGCCGAAACCAGTGCAATGTGCTCCAGGAATGATCCATCTCCTGGAGTTCTGTATTTTTACAGATCTTTATGTCCCACCATCTTCTCATCGTTCCACTTTCTACCTCTGCTAATGTGTGAATGCCTGGACACCAGTGATTGCTCTTCCAA
This is a stretch of genomic DNA from Styela clava chromosome 2, kaStyClav1.hap1.2, whole genome shotgun sequence. It encodes these proteins:
- the LOC120335713 gene encoding uncharacterized protein LOC120335713 isoform X2, which codes for MSHHFAPEFTVLPPGKEAVSKKLQRNNDQTTSAKKREIQQLDFDNKQMEWKLNQIKQAMSKEKEDRGKQGYIWKSGESGKLESYARNILGRSVSATTVNGSLQRKNKHSNGSKSAPKSKPRVKVLKDEPLDLPKRDSRNKELIEKLKSNKLPNDVQMISGDFETERREDWIRIAVDKNSDDNMEMQSNLDGNLPLSSVHALDPTAIGIYFLKWGRKRLLMAVDGVIRRPKTGWGDELYFPYAGRVLPEMPTSVRPEPPLRNLSNTVENTPRDEDDKTSGGALLQGAFNEEESAASFQLAVNDWRQSKKENIVSSSDESSNEKKIPEMSVHVAQCNPPSYEVKFSETSTLSYMEHILLDKHRKSEVPPMPVKSLSETVNGYLDPYNYNDADDNEHVLTVDEQEERRRIRELFSPDKNENRYLADEIRIDEVSEDIVENTESTDYCIIEESPPPSPAPDTSRSTSTVVIEEVQYSEQNSVTESAISSVVHIDHHTDGPIIDDIEIDEKSELIDHTHSVQNFKSKPTRMKNEGKNHRIKSASFINNNLLMQDDLTKSLKQQKRRSKTSIGGRLSTKKEISTMWKPTASLVSPDLPSTNDEAVVTYIDSSQNDKILNSNEWKESNEYDSESDNEHNTREDDDKALDDLEWELASRTGNITSDGRISRLIDEWSEEDDEVNLNIIDDPGVGSGLSTPDVDRNCLSEMTSGSPNNQQFLHDFQNIEQMIMGDVSEEYSEEEL
- the LOC120335713 gene encoding uncharacterized protein LOC120335713 isoform X1, yielding MSHHFAPEFTVLPPGKEAVSKKLQRNNDQTTSAKKREIQQLDFDNKQMEWKLNQIKQAMSKEKEDRGKQGYIWKSGESGKLESYARNILGRSVSATTVNGSLQRKNKHSNGSKSAPKSKPRVKVLKDEPLDLPKRDSRNKELIEKLKSNKLPNDVQMISGDFETERREDWIRIAVDKNSDDNMEMQSNLDGNLPLSSVHALDPTAIGIYFLKWGRKRLLMAVDGVIRRPKTGWGDELYFPYAGRVLPEMPTSVRPEPPLRNLSNTVENTPRDEDDKTSGGALLQGAFNEEESAASFQLAVNDWRQSKKENIVSSSDESSNEKKIPEMSVHVAQCNPPSYEVKFSETSTLSYMEHILLDKHRKSEVPPMPVKSLSETVNGYLDPYNYNDADDNEHVLTVDEQEERRRIRELFSPDKNENRYLADEIRIDEVSEDIVENTESTDYCIIEESPPPSPAPDTSRSTSTVVIEEVQYSEQNSVTESAISSVVHIDHHTDGPIIDDIEIDEKSELIDHTHSVQNFKSKPTRMKNEGKNHRIKSASFINNNLLMQDDLTKSLKQQKRRSKTSIGGRLSTKKENDRISRNPLLLVHEIGKIPINPDAIYHKGLNEFFSSNQNDLSERSYNEVIEKPLERDVHSVMASVSTMWKPTASLVSPDLPSTNDEAVVTYIDSSQNDKILNSNEWKESNEYDSESDNEHNTREDDDKALDDLEWELASRTGNITSDGRISRLIDEWSEEDDEVNLNIIDDPGVGSGLSTPDVDRNCLSEMTSGSPNNQQFLHDFQNIEQMIMGDVSEEYSEEEL